One region of Lagopus muta isolate bLagMut1 chromosome 13, bLagMut1 primary, whole genome shotgun sequence genomic DNA includes:
- the TBX22 gene encoding T-box transcription factor TBX22, translated as MALSSRAHAFSVEALVGRSAKRKGPDGRDEESGAGCRQSRRASEPEKRPKAGTESREVGDEVQVELQGSELWKRFHEIGTEMIITKAGRRMFPSVRVKVKGLEPMQQYYIAIDVVPVDSKRYRYVYHSSQWMVAGNTDHSCITPRLYIHPDSPCSGETWMRQIISFDRVKLTNNEMDDKGHIILQSMHKYKPRVHVIAQDSRFDLAQIQSLPAEGVQTFSFQETEFTTVTAYQNQQITKLKIDRNPFAKGFRDPGRNRGVLDGLLEPFPWRPQLALDLKAFGADSQGSSSSSSPVTSSAGTPSPLNPLLSPPCSPPTFHLAVSGAGAPCPEPHLPGLGVPLCYRLCSANLLRQQPLILPSHQKPGSPAPPVLPHFVVDVPKLSSLGIASLKSSKSEDLNGPCLQVPNSASQMLYGLHASGNIFPSSPIAREALNCSLHPPYGLYGYSFSVPSRLTSAASHFGVSDSLPAAFRDGRCNHPSWHSAINHCL; from the exons ATGGCGCTCAGCTCCCGGGCTCACGCCTTCTCGGTGGAAGCTCTCGTGGGCCGCTCGGCCAAGAGAAAGGGACCCGACGGCCGCGACGAGGAGAGCGGGgcgggctgcaggcagagccgCAGAGCATCCGAGCCCG AGAAGCGGCCCAAGGCCGGCACCGAGAGCCGGGAGGTGGGGGACGAGGTGCAGgtggagctgcagggctctgagcttTGGAAGAGGTTCCACGAGATCGGCACCGAGATGATCATCACCAAGGCCGGCAG GCGGATGTTCCCATCAGTCAGGGTGAAGGTGAAGGGGCTGGAGCCAATGCAACAGTATTACATCGCCATCGACGTCGTGCCAGTGGACTCCAAACGGTACAG GTACGTCTACCACAGCTCGCAGTGGATGGTGGCAGGGAACACGGACCACTCCTGCATCACACCACGGCTCTACATCCACCCTGACTCCCCCTGCTCGGGGGAAACATGGATGAGGCAAATCATCAGCTTCGACCGGGTGAAGCTCACCAACAACGAGATGGACGACAAGGGGCAC ATCATCCTGCAGTCCATGCACAAGTACAAGCCCCGCGTCCACGTTATTGCCCAGGACTCCCGCTTCGACCTGGCGCAGATTCAGTCGCTGCCAGCCGAAGGGGTGCAAACCTTCTCCTTCCAAGAGACCGAGTTCACCACGGTGACGGCCTACCAGAACCAGCAG ATCACCAAGCTGAAGATCGACAGGAATCCCTTTGCCAAAGGCTTTCGGGACCCTGGCAGGAACAG GGGAGTGCTGGATGGGCTCCTGGAGCCGTTCCCATGGCGGCCACAACTCGCTCTGGACTTGAAGGCTTTCGGGGCGGACAGTCAGG gcagcagctccagctcctcccCGGTGACCTCCAGTGCTGGGACACCCTCTCCTCTCAACCCGCTGCTGTCCCCTCCGTGCTCACCTCCCACCTTCCACCTGGCTGTGAGCGGTGCCGGCGCGCCGTGCCCTGAGCCCCACCTGCCCGGCCTCGGCGTGCCCCTCTGCTACCGGCTGTGCTCCGCCAACCTCCTCCGCCAGCAGCCCCTCATCCTCCCCAGCCACCAGAAGCCAGgcagccccgctccccccgTCCTGCCCCACTTTGTGGTCGATGTGCCCAAGCTCTCCTCCCTCGGCATCGCCAGCCTGAAGAGCTCGAAGTCTGAAGACCTGAATGGGCCGTGTCTGCAGGTCCCCAACTCTGCCAGCCAAATGCTGTATGGATTACACGCATCTGGAAACATTTTCCCATCGAGTCCCATTGCTCGGGAAGCACTTAATTGTTCCTTACATCCTCCATATGGTTTGTACGGCTACAGCTTCTCCGTGCCATCCAGACTGACGAGCGCGGCGAGCCATTTTGGGGTGAGTGacagcctgcctgctgccttcaggGACGGCCGGTGCAATCACCCCAGCTGGCACTCAGCAATTAACCACTGCCTTTAG